In Bacteroidales bacterium, one DNA window encodes the following:
- a CDS encoding lactonase family protein, which translates to MKRHLFLCLLVLGSILSCTQRGRKTHETMEQNKNELYLLAGTYSTENNTGIYVYRFDQEKGTATYTSQEKAIKPSYLVVSSDERFVYSVGLDEEKKAIANAFSFNKETGKLNLLNTQPTNAAGPCYINTDRNANFVVTANYASGTVSIFPLRNDGYLDPVVRLLTFEGNGPDKNRQEHPHLHCVVFSPDEKFLYAEDLGSDQVHKFNVSQNSPFLSPGDPDSFQVEPGSGPRHLTFHPNGNYAYLINELSGKVTAFRYDNGDLNAIQYIASDTTAGVGSKGSADIHISPDGRFLYASNRLKSDGIAIFSIHPSDGTLTFAGYQPTGIHPRNFIITPNGKYLLVANKDSNNIQIFRIDPQTGLLTDTGNEINNIDQPVCLKFIQSS; encoded by the coding sequence ATGAAACGCCATCTTTTTCTTTGTTTGCTCGTTCTGGGCAGTATTCTTTCATGTACACAAAGGGGAAGAAAAACACACGAAACCATGGAACAAAACAAAAACGAGCTCTATCTTCTCGCAGGAACCTATAGTACCGAAAACAACACGGGAATTTATGTCTACCGGTTCGATCAGGAAAAAGGAACTGCAACATATACCAGTCAGGAAAAGGCCATTAAACCGTCCTACCTGGTGGTTTCTTCCGATGAAAGATTTGTATACTCCGTAGGCCTGGATGAAGAGAAGAAAGCAATAGCCAATGCCTTCTCTTTTAATAAGGAAACAGGAAAATTGAATTTATTGAATACCCAACCTACCAATGCGGCAGGTCCCTGCTATATCAACACCGACCGTAACGCTAATTTTGTGGTTACTGCAAATTATGCCAGTGGAACGGTCAGTATTTTTCCCCTGAGAAATGACGGATACCTGGATCCGGTGGTCCGGTTGCTTACTTTTGAAGGCAATGGACCGGATAAAAACCGGCAGGAGCATCCCCATCTCCATTGCGTTGTTTTTTCCCCTGATGAAAAATTCCTTTATGCAGAAGATCTGGGAAGTGATCAGGTACACAAATTTAATGTAAGCCAAAACAGTCCTTTCCTATCTCCGGGGGATCCTGATTCATTTCAGGTGGAACCGGGATCAGGACCACGGCACCTGACATTTCACCCCAACGGGAATTATGCATACCTGATCAATGAGTTATCCGGAAAAGTAACTGCTTTCCGGTATGACAACGGTGACTTAAATGCGATCCAATATATCGCTTCCGACACCACTGCGGGAGTCGGAAGTAAAGGAAGTGCAGATATCCATATCTCTCCGGACGGAAGATTCCTTTACGCATCAAACCGGTTGAAATCTGACGGCATCGCTATTTTCAGTATCCATCCTTCAGACGGCACCCTCACTTTTGCCGGTTATCAACCTACAGGAATACACCCGAGAAATTTCATTATTACACCCAATGGCAAATACCTTCTGGTCGCTAACAAGGACAGTAACAACATCCAAATATTCAGGATCGACCCACAAACCGGACTTCTGACCGATACAGGAAATGAAATAAACAACATTGACCAACCTGTATGTTTAAAATTCATCCAATCATCATAA
- a CDS encoding aspartate carbamoyltransferase, which yields VSDIIHEADIIYMTRVQKERFSDPIEYEKNKNAYVLNNALLENTRSNVRVLHPLPRVNEIDVDVDNNPKAYYFTQALNGVFVRQAIIAKVLNLIH from the coding sequence AGTCAGCGATATTATCCATGAAGCGGATATTATCTATATGACACGTGTGCAAAAAGAACGTTTTTCCGATCCGATCGAATATGAAAAAAACAAAAATGCCTATGTGCTGAACAATGCTTTACTTGAAAATACCAGGTCTAATGTACGGGTACTTCATCCACTGCCCCGTGTTAACGAAATAGACGTGGATGTAGACAATAACCCGAAGGCATATTATTTTACCCAGGCACTGAACGGCGTTTTTGTACGGCAGGCCATCATTGCCAAGGTACTTAACCTGATCCATTAA